Genomic window (Paenibacillus sp. 37):
TGGCAGCAAATACAGCTTTAATCAGATCCCCAATAATGTAAGGATAAAACCCTTGAATCATGGCCTCAGGTAGGTCCATTTTGTAAGCATAAGCAAGCCAAGGGACACCCGATACATACACGAGCAGTGAACCAAATAGTTCAAATACAACAAAAGCGAGAATGAATCCTGTGACACCTTTGATGTTGATTCGTGCAAGCAACAGTCCAATTAATAAAGCGGAGATCGGCCACATCATCACATATCCTCCGGTAGGTCCAAGAAGTACCGCAAGTCCTCCGGTCCCGTGCAGCAAGGGGAAACCAAGAGCGGTGAGCAGAACAACCATGGTAACGCTTA
Coding sequences:
- a CDS encoding biotin transporter BioY, producing the protein MKLSLRGIVFSALMAAILVLFGYISIPIGFSPVPITLQTLAVMLAGGLLGPLYGFLSVTMVVLLTALGFPLLHGTGGLAVLLGPTGGYVMMWPISALLIGLLLARINIKGVTGFILAFVVFELFGSLLVYVSGVPWLAYAYKMDLPEAMIQGFYPYIIGDLIKAVFAAIIIAPVRMVFPPQRLTGNMHSAVVKAES